One Streptomyces mobaraensis NBRC 13819 = DSM 40847 DNA segment encodes these proteins:
- a CDS encoding non-ribosomal peptide synthetase, with product MTTPRITDLLTELRGRQVTLTADGDRLHCRAPRGALTDELLATIRARRDELLAHLRADRRIPRHDGPAPLSFAQERLWLLHQFHPHDSAYNIPLHIALRGPLNPAALRAALAEVVRRHDVLRTRYAISRGLPRPVVEPAHTPPLPLTDLTGLPAHHRDAELARLAAQEARRPFDLAQGPVLRARLLRTAPEEHRLLLTRHHIASDGWSLDILLRELGTFYRAGRDGTPAGLDALPLRYADFAAYQREQAERPETAERSTRWARHLRGAPATLDVLGPPPAEPSHAPAGTVRTDLPAALVTGLRQLGGRARTTLFPLLLSAFGLALAGPPGPYDVMVGIPVAGRPRTELEPLIGCFATIAPMRLTSDGTEPLTRLAARAQQHVQDALDGPDVPFERLVHALRPERDLAENPLFSASFAFQNTPRTAVRLPGLDAEVLPSPPVAPKFPLALTATARADGGMGLELEFDRDRIAEPVARGILTSFHAALARAVADPEAPAAPVPAAAVDRRPGREGHECLHEPVARAAARHPDAVAVSCGGTQLSYGALDTRAERLAAVLRAHGAGPERLVALCLPTGPEWVVGALAILKSGAAYLPLDPGDPAERRASVAADAGATLIVSDTALPPLHRVDVTATLPDGAPEPTARAVLPGNLAYAVYTSGSTGGPKGVLVTHANVTGLLAACREALPALDAPRTWSATHSPAFDFSVWEVWGPLTAGGRLVLVPPDVARAPDELWDTLRDEQVEVLSQTPSAFHHLLPTAVRRAAQATALELVVLGGEACEPARLTPWWDALGDRRPAVVNMYGITENTIHVTVRRMTAADRSGSPVGRPLPGQRADLLDPHGRPVAPGGRGELFVGGVGLARGYLGRPGLTARSFLPDDTPGRPGARRYRSGDLARLLPDGGLDYAGRSDAQVKVRGYRVEPAETEAAALTHPAVRHCVVVPRGDGDRRHLAAYVVADTRACDGPGLRAHLAERLPRHLVPASVVFLERIPLTRNGKLDVAALPDPAAHRAPARERPRTATERTLTRLLAALLKAPPETIGTHDNLFDLGGDSLTVTQFHSRVVEEFAVDLPVRRVYQALDIATLAVTVDDFRRRAERTAVLRALAAAEAMEPGGTAGEPGAGPVEPAVAAQESAATKGEPGTAADELGAEAREPGTAADELGAEAREPGTAAQEPATEPRPPAATPQGPRTTPQEGQPCPRPE from the coding sequence GTGACCACGCCCCGCATCACCGACCTGCTCACCGAGCTCCGCGGCCGGCAGGTGACCCTCACGGCCGACGGGGACCGGCTGCACTGCCGCGCGCCCCGGGGCGCGCTCACCGACGAGCTCCTCGCCACCATCCGCGCCCGCCGCGACGAACTCCTCGCCCACCTGCGCGCCGACCGCCGCATCCCGCGCCACGACGGGCCCGCGCCGCTGTCCTTCGCCCAGGAACGGCTCTGGCTCCTCCACCAGTTCCACCCGCACGACAGCGCCTACAACATCCCCCTGCACATCGCCCTGCGCGGGCCCCTGAACCCGGCCGCCCTGCGCGCCGCCCTGGCCGAGGTGGTACGGCGGCACGACGTCCTGCGCACCCGGTACGCCATCAGCCGCGGCCTGCCCCGGCCCGTCGTCGAACCGGCCCACACGCCGCCGCTGCCCCTGACCGACCTGACCGGGCTCCCCGCACACCACCGGGACGCCGAACTCGCCCGGCTGGCCGCCCAGGAGGCCAGGCGGCCCTTCGACCTCGCCCAGGGCCCGGTGCTGCGGGCCCGGCTCCTCCGAACGGCCCCCGAGGAGCACCGGCTGCTGCTGACCCGCCATCACATCGCCAGCGACGGCTGGTCGCTCGACATCCTGCTCCGCGAACTGGGCACGTTCTACCGGGCAGGGCGGGACGGCACACCCGCCGGCCTCGACGCCCTGCCGCTGCGGTACGCCGACTTCGCCGCGTACCAGCGCGAACAGGCCGAACGGCCGGAGACGGCCGAGCGGTCGACCCGCTGGGCACGGCACCTGAGGGGCGCCCCCGCGACACTCGACGTCCTCGGGCCCCCGCCCGCCGAACCCTCCCACGCGCCGGCCGGCACCGTACGGACGGACCTTCCCGCCGCCCTCGTCACCGGCCTGCGGCAGCTGGGCGGCCGGGCCCGCACCACGCTCTTCCCGCTCCTGCTGAGCGCCTTCGGCCTCGCCCTGGCCGGCCCGCCCGGCCCGTACGACGTCATGGTCGGCATCCCCGTCGCCGGCCGGCCGCGCACCGAACTGGAGCCGCTCATCGGCTGCTTCGCGACCATCGCGCCGATGCGGCTGACGAGCGACGGGACCGAGCCGCTGACCCGGCTCGCCGCCCGCGCCCAGCAGCACGTCCAGGACGCGCTGGACGGACCCGACGTCCCCTTCGAGCGGCTCGTGCACGCGCTGCGTCCGGAGCGGGACCTCGCGGAGAACCCCCTGTTCTCGGCGTCGTTCGCCTTCCAGAACACCCCGCGGACCGCCGTGCGCCTCCCCGGCCTGGACGCCGAGGTGCTGCCCTCGCCGCCCGTGGCCCCCAAGTTCCCGCTGGCCCTCACCGCGACGGCGCGGGCCGACGGCGGAATGGGCCTGGAGCTGGAGTTCGACCGGGACCGGATCGCCGAGCCGGTCGCGCGGGGGATCCTCACGTCCTTCCACGCCGCCCTCGCCCGCGCGGTCGCCGACCCCGAGGCCCCGGCGGCGCCCGTACCGGCCGCCGCCGTGGACCGGCGGCCCGGGCGCGAAGGACACGAGTGCCTCCACGAGCCGGTGGCGCGGGCGGCGGCACGCCACCCCGACGCCGTCGCCGTCAGCTGCGGCGGCACCCAGCTCAGCTACGGGGCGCTCGACACCCGCGCCGAACGGCTGGCCGCGGTGCTGCGCGCCCACGGCGCCGGCCCCGAGCGGCTGGTGGCCCTGTGCCTGCCCACCGGCCCCGAATGGGTCGTCGGCGCCCTCGCCATCCTCAAGTCCGGCGCCGCCTACCTGCCGCTCGACCCCGGCGACCCGGCCGAGCGCCGCGCCTCCGTCGCCGCCGACGCGGGAGCGACGCTGATCGTCTCCGACACCGCGCTTCCCCCGCTCCACCGCGTCGACGTCACGGCCACCCTCCCGGACGGCGCCCCCGAGCCCACCGCCCGGGCCGTCCTGCCCGGCAACCTCGCCTACGCCGTCTACACCTCCGGCTCCACCGGCGGCCCCAAGGGCGTGCTCGTCACCCATGCCAACGTCACCGGGCTCCTGGCCGCGTGCCGTGAGGCCCTGCCCGCCCTGGACGCCCCCCGGACCTGGTCGGCGACCCACTCGCCGGCCTTCGACTTCTCCGTCTGGGAGGTCTGGGGCCCGCTGACCGCCGGCGGACGCCTCGTCCTCGTGCCCCCGGACGTGGCCCGGGCCCCGGACGAACTGTGGGACACCCTCCGCGACGAACAGGTCGAAGTCCTCAGCCAGACCCCCAGCGCGTTCCACCACCTCCTGCCCACCGCCGTGCGCCGGGCGGCCCAGGCCACCGCGCTCGAACTCGTCGTCCTGGGCGGCGAGGCGTGCGAGCCCGCCCGTCTGACGCCTTGGTGGGACGCCCTGGGCGACCGGCGCCCGGCCGTGGTCAACATGTACGGCATCACCGAGAACACCATCCACGTCACCGTCCGCCGGATGACGGCGGCGGACCGGTCGGGCAGTCCCGTCGGCCGGCCGCTGCCGGGGCAGCGCGCCGACCTTCTCGACCCCCACGGCCGGCCCGTCGCGCCGGGCGGGCGGGGCGAACTGTTCGTCGGCGGCGTCGGACTGGCCCGCGGCTACCTCGGCCGGCCCGGCCTCACCGCCCGGAGCTTCCTGCCGGACGACACCCCCGGCCGGCCGGGCGCGCGCCGCTACCGCTCCGGAGACCTGGCCCGGCTGCTGCCTGACGGCGGCCTGGACTACGCGGGCCGCTCCGACGCACAGGTCAAGGTCCGCGGCTACCGCGTCGAGCCCGCCGAGACCGAAGCCGCCGCGTTGACCCATCCCGCCGTGCGCCACTGCGTGGTCGTGCCACGCGGCGACGGCGACCGGCGTCATCTCGCGGCGTACGTCGTCGCCGACACCCGTGCCTGTGACGGGCCCGGGCTCCGCGCCCACCTGGCCGAGCGGCTGCCCCGCCACCTGGTGCCGGCCTCGGTGGTCTTCCTGGAGCGGATCCCGCTGACCCGCAACGGCAAGCTCGACGTGGCGGCCTTGCCCGACCCGGCCGCCCACCGCGCACCCGCCCGCGAACGCCCGCGCACCGCGACCGAACGAACCCTCACCCGGCTGCTCGCCGCCCTCCTCAAGGCGCCACCGGAGACCATCGGGACGCACGACAACCTCTTCGACCTGGGCGGCGACTCCCTGACGGTCACCCAGTTCCACTCCCGGGTGGTGGAGGAGTTCGCCGTGGACCTCCCGGTGCGCCGGGTCTACCAGGCCCTCGACATCGCGACGCTCGCCGTGACCGTGGACGACTTCCGGCGCCGCGCCGAACGCACCGCGGTACTGCGCGCCCTCGCGGCGGCGGAGGCGATGGAACCCGGCGGTACGGCGGGGGAGCCCGGCGCCGGCCCGGTGGAGCCCGCCGTCGCAGCACAGGAGTCCGCCGCTACGAAGGGGGAGCCCGGCACCGCAGCGGATGAACTCGGCGCTGAGGCACGGGAGCCCGGCACCGCAGCGGATGAACTCGGCGCTGAGGCACGGGAGCCCGGCACCGCAGCGCAGGAACCCGCCACCGAACCCCGGCCACCCGCCGCCACACCGCAGGGCCCCCGCACCACACCGCAGGAAGGACAGCCGTGCCCGCGTCCCGAATGA